One stretch of Flavobacterium sp. 9 DNA includes these proteins:
- a CDS encoding GDSL-type esterase/lipase family protein, which yields MIQKGYSAVIEPIADQDVYNAKALEVFFKKLVENEKHNNQKINIVHIGDSHIQGDLMTNQIRKNLQRKFGNAGRGLVFPYQLAKTNGSYNERFHSNTTWESYSDIHPIKKFPVGLSGIALWRDNDGFTVELNVKDTAYKFNTICIITPRNQNMFDLATSSQTKIIQTKERKVITHKIKKGEVISTIADRYKVSVAQIKRENGLKSSNIPVGRTLKILTNEIKPKNITSSEFVPLNLRFDSFSHYYHSDKALDKIFLIPNKNASKYELNGIVLEKDSPGLIYSSIGVNGSKFSDYNKYPLFFEQLKALHPDMLVLSLGTNESYDHMEAPAYIEQLRQFIKKVKEQNINVPIIISTPAPSLLKGGRTNTYVYDYARGIIQIAESDNVAVWDLYDEFGGINGINQLKIQGLIGPDWVHYSKKGYEKQGDLFTQAFLSAYNNFKLKK from the coding sequence ATGATTCAAAAAGGCTATTCAGCAGTGATTGAGCCTATTGCTGATCAGGATGTTTATAATGCGAAAGCATTGGAGGTTTTTTTTAAGAAACTAGTAGAAAATGAAAAGCATAACAATCAAAAGATAAATATTGTCCATATTGGAGATTCTCATATTCAGGGTGATTTAATGACCAATCAAATCAGAAAGAATTTGCAGCGAAAATTTGGAAATGCCGGACGAGGATTAGTTTTTCCATATCAGTTGGCCAAAACAAATGGTTCTTACAACGAGCGTTTTCATTCGAACACAACATGGGAAAGTTATAGCGATATTCATCCTATTAAAAAGTTCCCCGTTGGCCTAAGCGGAATTGCACTCTGGAGAGATAATGACGGTTTTACAGTTGAATTGAATGTCAAAGATACGGCTTATAAGTTTAATACAATTTGCATTATTACGCCTCGAAATCAGAATATGTTTGATTTGGCAACATCATCTCAAACAAAAATAATTCAAACGAAAGAGCGAAAAGTAATCACACATAAAATCAAAAAGGGAGAAGTGATATCGACTATTGCCGACAGGTACAAGGTTTCAGTTGCCCAGATCAAAAGAGAAAATGGTCTAAAGTCAAGTAATATTCCTGTAGGGCGAACGTTGAAAATTTTGACTAACGAAATAAAACCTAAGAATATTACCAGTTCAGAATTTGTTCCCTTAAATCTTAGATTTGATTCATTTAGTCACTATTATCATTCAGATAAAGCATTAGATAAAATTTTTCTGATTCCAAATAAAAACGCTTCAAAATACGAACTAAACGGAATTGTTCTCGAGAAAGATTCACCGGGTTTAATTTACAGCAGTATTGGAGTAAATGGATCTAAGTTTTCGGATTACAATAAATATCCTTTGTTTTTCGAGCAGTTAAAAGCATTACATCCCGATATGTTGGTTCTTTCTTTAGGAACAAACGAAAGCTACGATCACATGGAAGCTCCGGCATATATTGAGCAATTGCGCCAATTTATAAAAAAAGTAAAAGAGCAAAATATAAACGTTCCGATAATTATTAGTACGCCGGCGCCTTCTCTGCTAAAAGGAGGAAGGACTAATACTTACGTATACGATTATGCGAGAGGCATAATTCAAATTGCCGAAAGCGACAATGTTGCTGTTTGGGATTTATATGATGAATTTGGTGGAATCAATGGAATCAATCAATTGAAAATTCAAGGATTAATTGGGCCGGATTGGGTTCATTATTCTAAAAAAGGATATGAAAAACAAGGTGATTTGTTTACACAGGCATTTTTAAGCGCATACAATAATTTTAAATTAAAGAAGTAA
- a CDS encoding DUF4421 family protein, which produces MTQIPYTKKKFFLVFSLLTAQFYGQENLDYKTNKITPDTTYIKNLNDKLIVKLFLDSKVDSYSFKKKKSRETLMISPNVNSKISLSLDYEILTIALSVPKKWGLTKSDNKLRGKSKDISFSFGVFLNKLYQNFYFSDTKGYYIVNTEDFIPDWQLGKDSYLQLPNYRVRKFEGTAAYVLNGNRFSYRSFLYQTQIQKKSAGSFIPTLNYMYLYKNNNEQESNQRYHNNVLSLLLVLSYQYNWVVSPSFNLYAGTNIGGGFRNSNESLNNNNNNNNNNNNNNNNNNNNNNNNNNNNPEVNYHTSLSKTLGFNANVNYQKNNFFCGLKATFTETNANDDVQSSVNNLVSSGVAYLGYRFDTPNLISKTYNNLQKKI; this is translated from the coding sequence ATGACTCAAATACCATATACTAAAAAAAAATTTTTTTTAGTATTTTCTCTTTTAACTGCACAATTTTACGGACAGGAAAATTTAGACTACAAAACAAATAAAATAACTCCTGACACTACTTATATAAAGAATTTAAACGATAAATTAATTGTCAAATTATTCCTTGATAGCAAAGTTGATTCCTATAGCTTTAAAAAAAAAAAATCACGCGAAACCCTAATGATAAGCCCAAATGTAAATTCCAAAATTTCACTGTCATTAGACTATGAAATCCTTACTATAGCCTTGTCGGTTCCAAAAAAATGGGGACTGACAAAATCAGATAATAAATTAAGAGGAAAATCAAAAGATATTTCCTTTTCGTTTGGTGTTTTTCTCAACAAGCTATATCAAAATTTTTATTTTAGCGACACTAAAGGATACTATATAGTCAATACTGAAGATTTTATCCCAGATTGGCAACTAGGAAAAGATTCTTATTTACAACTCCCCAATTATAGGGTGAGAAAATTCGAAGGGACTGCAGCTTATGTTCTTAATGGAAATAGGTTTTCATATCGATCTTTTTTATATCAAACTCAAATCCAGAAGAAAAGTGCAGGCAGTTTTATTCCAACTTTGAATTATATGTACTTATACAAGAACAATAATGAACAGGAATCTAATCAACGTTATCATAATAATGTCCTTTCCCTTTTATTGGTGCTCTCCTACCAATATAATTGGGTTGTCTCACCTAGCTTCAACCTATATGCCGGAACTAATATTGGAGGCGGTTTCAGAAACTCAAACGAATCTCTCAATAATAATAATAATAATAATAATAATAATAATAATAATAATAATAATAATAATAATAATAATAATAATAATAATAATAATAATCCGGAAGTAAATTACCACACTAGTTTAAGCAAGACTTTGGGTTTTAATGCCAATGTAAACTATCAAAAAAACAACTTTTTTTGCGGTTTAAAAGCTACCTTTACAGAAACAAATGCCAATGATGACGTACAAAGCAGTGTTAATAATTTAGTTTCTTCTGGAGTGGCTTATTTGGGATACCGTTTTGACACCCCTAATTTAATTTCCAAAACTTACAACAATCTTCAAAAAAAAATATAG
- a CDS encoding SGNH/GDSL hydrolase family protein: MNTKSYFFQSFAIVALAFVAFIGFKQILPDKIFSESKIDSKNVLIDSTLLESVAKDSLPFKNDSIEKSSRKLEWGKIVYDANEGITFPSETFDNYKGYQYLIPFYEKLYQLEKKPQSNVRIAYYGDSMTDGDLIVQDVRANYQERFGGNGVGFVSITSESAASRGSVKSLYSKNWKMQSYLNVRSPSSPFGVNGHVFFANDKTNATWVQYEAGPNKNSTSLDNPTLFYGRSSRRGNVNFVIGKDTLRKNLIPNNLVNTLKVTSGSIKAFKANFFHADSIPIYGFNFDNGKGVHVDNFSQRGNSGLPISAFDTGVMQGFNTNLKYDLVILHYGTNVLNYGTKNYSWYEKGMKKTVNKIKESFPGVSILIISTADKSTKYSFKMKTDSAVVPLMKAQKRYALETESGFVNLYTLMGGDGSMVKWVDESPARANKDYTHFNQRGAKVVAKLLYDQLNNGYEEYKKLREKRGAIISW, encoded by the coding sequence GTGAACACAAAATCTTATTTTTTTCAGTCTTTTGCAATTGTAGCTTTGGCGTTTGTAGCTTTCATTGGGTTTAAGCAAATCTTACCTGATAAAATATTTTCGGAGAGTAAAATCGATTCCAAAAATGTACTAATAGACAGTACACTTTTAGAGTCGGTAGCAAAAGATTCGTTGCCATTTAAAAATGATAGCATCGAGAAGAGCTCGCGAAAATTAGAATGGGGCAAGATAGTTTATGATGCCAATGAAGGGATCACATTTCCATCTGAGACTTTTGACAATTACAAAGGGTATCAATATTTGATTCCTTTTTATGAGAAATTATATCAGCTGGAAAAAAAACCACAAAGCAATGTTAGAATCGCTTATTATGGAGATTCTATGACCGACGGAGATTTGATTGTGCAGGATGTTCGTGCCAATTATCAGGAACGCTTTGGTGGAAACGGAGTTGGTTTTGTATCCATAACCTCAGAATCTGCTGCTTCGAGAGGTTCTGTAAAATCATTGTATTCTAAGAACTGGAAAATGCAATCGTATTTGAATGTGAGAAGTCCATCAAGTCCTTTTGGAGTAAACGGACATGTGTTTTTTGCAAATGATAAAACAAACGCAACCTGGGTTCAATATGAAGCAGGACCTAATAAAAATTCAACCTCTTTAGATAATCCAACCTTGTTTTACGGAAGATCGTCTAGGAGGGGAAATGTGAATTTTGTGATTGGAAAAGATACTTTAAGAAAAAACCTGATTCCGAATAATTTGGTCAATACCTTAAAAGTAACATCGGGAAGTATCAAAGCTTTCAAGGCAAATTTCTTTCATGCCGATTCAATTCCGATTTACGGATTTAATTTCGATAACGGAAAAGGAGTTCACGTAGACAATTTCTCGCAAAGAGGAAATTCAGGATTGCCAATTTCGGCTTTTGACACTGGTGTAATGCAAGGATTCAATACTAATTTGAAATACGACCTAGTCATTTTGCATTATGGCACCAACGTACTGAATTACGGAACTAAAAATTATTCCTGGTACGAAAAAGGAATGAAAAAAACGGTGAATAAAATCAAAGAGTCTTTTCCGGGTGTTTCTATTTTGATTATTTCAACTGCCGATAAATCGACAAAGTATAGTTTTAAAATGAAAACAGATTCTGCGGTAGTTCCTTTAATGAAAGCTCAAAAAAGATATGCATTGGAAACCGAATCCGGATTTGTAAATTTATACACTTTAATGGGTGGTGACGGATCAATGGTAAAATGGGTTGATGAATCTCCTGCGAGAGCCAATAAAGATTATACGCACTTTAACCAACGAGGTGCAAAAGTAGTTGCTAAATTATTGTATGATCAATTAAATAACGGTTATGAAGAGTACAAGAAATTGCGTGAAAAACGTGGTGCCATAATTAGCTGGTAG
- a CDS encoding IS982 family transposase, with protein sequence MLCKDKIISIFCLIDDILQGINHPEDVRRHVSDSEIILTAIVSSTSFYGNHCSAIKFMKEYGFIPKMLDKSRFNRRLHKVGRLLYELFEIISSYFKDFCCEMQYIIDSFPVAVCKNMRITNSKILKGKKYRGYTASMRNYFYGVKVQLLTTKNGIPIAFHFTPGKTADIKALGKMIDKLPAEASIYGDSAYTDYGLEDFALMEKCVLLKIQRKSNAKRTDTIEQKKEKLKMRKRVETTISDIKKMFPRTIHAVTLEGFLIKLTLFVFGLQLNKAIN encoded by the coding sequence ATGCTTTGTAAAGACAAAATTATATCAATTTTTTGTTTAATAGACGATATTTTACAAGGAATTAATCATCCTGAAGATGTAAGAAGACATGTAAGTGATAGCGAAATTATCCTGACTGCAATTGTTTCTTCGACAAGTTTTTATGGTAATCACTGCTCAGCCATTAAGTTTATGAAAGAATATGGATTTATTCCAAAGATGCTTGATAAGAGCAGGTTCAACAGACGTTTACATAAAGTTGGCAGACTTCTATATGAATTATTTGAGATCATAAGTTCCTATTTTAAAGATTTCTGTTGTGAGATGCAATACATTATAGATTCATTTCCCGTAGCAGTTTGTAAAAACATGAGGATTACAAACTCTAAGATTCTTAAAGGCAAAAAGTACAGAGGTTATACAGCAAGTATGAGAAACTATTTTTATGGGGTAAAAGTTCAGTTATTGACAACTAAAAATGGAATACCTATAGCGTTTCATTTCACTCCAGGTAAAACAGCTGACATAAAAGCTTTAGGAAAAATGATAGATAAGCTGCCTGCTGAAGCATCGATTTATGGAGATAGTGCTTATACTGATTACGGTTTAGAAGATTTTGCCCTAATGGAAAAATGTGTTTTATTAAAAATTCAAAGAAAGTCAAATGCTAAACGAACAGATACAATAGAGCAAAAAAAAGAAAAGTTAAAAATGAGAAAAAGAGTAGAAACAACAATAAGCGACATAAAAAAAATGTTTCCAAGAACTATACATGCAGTAACATTAGAAGGTTTTTTGATAAAACTGACATTGTTTGTATTTGGACTCCAGTTAAATAAAGCAATCAACTAG
- a CDS encoding helix-turn-helix transcriptional regulator, translating to MGITKKININIETKTIGKISKALGHPTRVQIMTLLWKRNNRSCGDIVNLIPLSQSTVSKHLLELKKANLVKVKNEGKKTIYSIEVDTIQILRKYLTSYLLTIEVAEQNKLTVLTTQHKVRTGKSHLKQYNYLFPDKKIKSDKIL from the coding sequence ATGGGAATTACAAAAAAAATAAATATTAATATTGAAACAAAGACGATAGGAAAAATTAGCAAAGCACTCGGACATCCTACAAGAGTTCAGATTATGACACTGCTATGGAAAAGGAACAATAGAAGCTGCGGTGATATTGTTAACTTAATTCCATTATCGCAATCTACAGTATCTAAACATTTATTAGAATTAAAAAAAGCAAATCTGGTAAAGGTAAAAAACGAAGGTAAAAAAACAATTTATTCTATTGAAGTTGATACGATACAAATACTCAGAAAATATTTGACAAGTTATCTTCTGACTATAGAAGTTGCCGAACAAAATAAACTAACTGTTTTAACAACTCAGCATAAAGTAAGAACTGGAAAAAGTCATTTGAAACAATACAATTATCTATTTCCAGATAAAAAAATAAAAAGCGACAAAATTTTGTAA
- a CDS encoding thiamine pyrophosphate-dependent enzyme, with protein MIFDRKNLTDNQLLDLYKKLLKPRLIEEKMLLLIHQGKFFNWYSGIGQEAISVGVTAVLDADEYILPMHRNLGVFTGRNIPLYRLFSQWQGKANGFTKGREGNFHFGSQEYCIIGMISHLGPQLGVADGIALGNKLKKNNKITAVFTGDGATSEGDFHEALNIAAVWDLPVMFIVENNGYGFSTPTNEQYRCENLADKGSGYGIESHIVNGNNILEIYNLLSELKASMIKNSRPVLLEFKTFRMRGHEEVSGTQYVPEEIIKMWTTKDPVDNYRMFLLNEGVLSEEYDAILRNEIKQEINEHLAIANAEPEIIPTHSGELADVYKPFQYEGVSPTLEYENSCFKDAIRSSLEQSMLRYKNLVIMGQDIAEYGGVFKITEGFVEIFRKERIRNTPICQSAVISAGMGLSINGFKAIIEMQFADLVSTGFNPIVNLLAKSHYRWGEKADVVIRMPCGSGTGKGPFHPQTNEAWFTKTPGLKVVYPAFPFDAKGLLNTSISDPNPVLFFEHKKLYKGVYQDIPTDYYTIPLGKAALLKEGSSVTIITFGAAVHWALDTLAKFPDVEADLIDLRTLQPLDTETIFSSVKKTGRAIVYQEDSMFGGIGSDISALIMEKCFKYLDAPVKRVASLDSPVPFAKALEDQYLPKSRFENELLDLLSY; from the coding sequence ATGATCTTCGACAGAAAAAACCTTACAGACAATCAGCTATTAGATTTATATAAAAAATTATTAAAGCCCAGATTGATAGAGGAAAAAATGCTACTTCTAATCCATCAAGGAAAATTTTTCAATTGGTATTCCGGAATCGGACAAGAAGCTATTTCGGTTGGTGTTACAGCGGTTTTAGATGCAGATGAATATATTTTGCCAATGCACCGAAATTTAGGTGTATTTACAGGAAGAAATATTCCTTTATACCGACTTTTTTCGCAATGGCAAGGCAAAGCGAACGGTTTTACAAAAGGTCGCGAGGGAAACTTTCACTTTGGAAGCCAGGAATATTGTATTATTGGTATGATTTCACATTTAGGGCCTCAATTGGGTGTTGCAGATGGGATTGCTCTAGGGAATAAACTAAAAAAGAATAACAAAATCACTGCTGTTTTTACGGGAGATGGAGCAACGAGTGAAGGTGATTTTCATGAAGCATTAAATATAGCGGCAGTTTGGGACTTACCGGTAATGTTTATTGTTGAGAATAATGGCTATGGATTTTCAACGCCAACAAATGAGCAATATCGATGTGAAAACCTGGCCGATAAAGGAAGTGGGTACGGTATAGAAAGTCATATTGTTAATGGGAATAATATTCTAGAAATATATAATCTTTTATCAGAATTAAAAGCTTCTATGATTAAGAATTCACGTCCTGTTTTACTGGAATTTAAAACTTTTAGAATGCGTGGTCATGAAGAGGTAAGTGGTACACAATATGTACCGGAGGAAATAATAAAAATGTGGACAACAAAGGATCCTGTTGATAATTATAGAATGTTTTTACTAAATGAGGGTGTTCTCTCAGAAGAATATGATGCGATATTAAGAAATGAAATCAAGCAGGAAATTAATGAGCATTTAGCCATTGCAAATGCAGAACCTGAAATCATTCCTACTCATAGCGGAGAATTAGCCGATGTTTATAAACCTTTTCAATATGAAGGGGTTAGTCCTACATTGGAATATGAAAATAGTTGTTTTAAAGATGCTATCAGAAGTAGTTTAGAACAATCCATGCTGCGTTATAAAAACCTTGTAATTATGGGGCAGGATATTGCTGAATATGGAGGGGTTTTTAAAATTACGGAAGGTTTTGTAGAGATATTTAGAAAAGAACGTATAAGAAATACCCCAATTTGCCAAAGTGCGGTTATTTCTGCAGGAATGGGGTTATCCATTAACGGTTTTAAAGCTATTATCGAGATGCAGTTTGCAGATTTGGTTTCAACTGGGTTTAATCCTATTGTGAATTTATTAGCCAAATCGCATTATAGGTGGGGAGAAAAAGCGGATGTTGTAATTCGTATGCCTTGCGGCAGTGGTACAGGGAAAGGGCCGTTTCATCCACAAACCAATGAAGCCTGGTTTACCAAAACTCCGGGTTTAAAAGTGGTTTATCCAGCTTTTCCATTTGATGCAAAAGGGTTATTAAATACTTCCATAAGCGATCCGAATCCAGTATTGTTTTTTGAGCATAAAAAATTATATAAAGGTGTTTACCAAGACATACCAACAGACTATTATACGATTCCTTTGGGAAAAGCGGCGTTACTGAAAGAAGGAAGTTCTGTTACGATTATCACTTTTGGAGCAGCCGTACATTGGGCGCTGGATACTTTAGCTAAATTCCCGGATGTAGAGGCTGATTTAATCGATTTAAGAACACTGCAACCTCTAGATACTGAAACTATTTTTAGTTCGGTTAAAAAGACAGGAAGGGCTATTGTTTATCAGGAAGATTCTATGTTTGGCGGGATAGGAAGTGATATTTCGGCTTTAATTATGGAAAAATGTTTTAAATATCTGGATGCGCCGGTAAAACGTGTTGCAAGTTTAGATTCTCCTGTTCCTTTTGCAAAAGCACTGGAAGATCAATATTTGCCAAAAAGTCGATTTGAAAATGAGTTGTTAGATTTGTTGTCTTATTAG
- a CDS encoding outer membrane beta-barrel protein encodes MKKLLLCVALAVSVMATAQKGSVLVGGNIGFSSEKIGDAKAESFEFSPKFGYQFSDNWTAGVDASINNIHNTETSNSDHLKIGAFVRYSTPLTETFAIFTDIGAGYQQNSINDAKGMYANITPSLFINMKRGFGLNFSIGGINYDNIDGHNDLKQKRFGFNFGKTLNIGINKNFSL; translated from the coding sequence ATGAAAAAATTACTATTATGTGTTGCTTTAGCTGTTTCAGTAATGGCTACTGCACAAAAGGGCTCTGTCCTTGTAGGGGGAAATATCGGATTTTCTTCTGAAAAAATTGGAGATGCAAAAGCAGAGTCTTTTGAATTTTCGCCAAAATTTGGCTATCAATTTTCAGACAATTGGACAGCGGGAGTTGACGCTAGTATTAATAACATACACAACACCGAGACTAGCAATTCAGATCATCTAAAAATCGGGGCATTTGTACGTTATAGCACGCCACTTACCGAAACTTTCGCCATTTTTACTGATATTGGAGCGGGCTACCAACAAAACTCAATAAATGATGCAAAGGGAATGTATGCAAACATTACACCATCTTTGTTCATTAATATGAAAAGAGGTTTTGGATTAAACTTTTCAATTGGGGGAATCAACTATGACAATATAGATGGTCACAATGATCTAAAACAAAAACGTTTCGGATTCAATTTTGGAAAAACACTCAATATTGGTATCAATAAAAACTTTAGTTTATAA
- a CDS encoding MBOAT family protein: protein MTTIDSINNWFVQNFGAITLEQAKSWFIYNPEEKLLFNTGLFLGLFLVFYFVYAFLRKTFYLRLTYVILFSLFFYYKSSGIYFLLLLLSSVVDYSLSQIIFKATKESTKKIYLVISVILNLGLLGYFKYMNFMIVTFNDMFHGNFQLHDVFLPVGISFYTFQSMSYIIEIYREEIKPTKNYIEYLFFVSFFPQLVAGPIVRAKDFLPQIYQKLNLTKQDVNNALFLIIGGLIKKTVISNYISINFVDRVFDTPMNYTSFENLMASYGYAIQIYCDFSGYSDMAIGIALLLGFKLPANFRTPYKSTSITDFWRRWHISLSTWLKDFLYISIGGNREGTFAGFLFPSLFFFGLLLWGISNVNVSFIPLGIAIGALVVFCLTFLLSKKKNQTLVTNFNLFTTMLLGGLWHGAGAQFIIWGALHGLALAVHKIFLEFFPSKKEGKSSGFLWRFFSILITFHFVVFCWIFFRARDFETAIQVINNIGQLTFEPEQWKVIVLGYKNVFGLMLFGYVWHFLPEVFTSKMKFVFDNTPLLLKAVILGFVYWIVYATAVAGSQPFIYFQF from the coding sequence TTGACTACAATTGATAGCATAAATAATTGGTTTGTTCAAAATTTTGGTGCAATTACCTTAGAGCAGGCTAAAAGCTGGTTTATATACAATCCCGAAGAAAAATTACTCTTTAATACAGGTTTATTCTTAGGACTGTTTTTGGTTTTTTATTTTGTGTATGCTTTTTTACGCAAGACATTTTATTTGAGATTAACGTATGTTATACTCTTCTCGCTTTTCTTTTATTATAAGTCAAGCGGAATTTACTTTCTATTATTGTTGCTTTCATCTGTTGTCGATTATAGCCTGAGCCAGATTATTTTTAAAGCAACAAAAGAAAGTACTAAGAAAATTTATCTGGTAATAAGTGTCATCCTGAATTTAGGACTGCTTGGATATTTCAAGTACATGAACTTTATGATTGTAACGTTCAATGATATGTTTCATGGTAATTTCCAGCTTCATGATGTTTTTCTTCCTGTGGGAATTTCGTTTTATACTTTTCAGTCGATGAGTTATATTATTGAGATTTACCGTGAAGAAATTAAACCGACAAAAAACTACATCGAATATTTATTTTTCGTTTCGTTTTTCCCACAATTAGTAGCTGGGCCAATTGTTAGGGCAAAAGATTTTCTTCCTCAGATTTACCAAAAATTAAATCTGACAAAGCAAGATGTAAACAACGCCTTGTTTTTGATTATTGGCGGATTAATCAAGAAAACAGTAATTTCAAATTATATCTCCATAAACTTTGTTGACCGTGTTTTTGATACGCCAATGAATTATACGTCATTCGAAAACTTAATGGCATCTTACGGATATGCCATTCAGATTTATTGTGACTTCTCGGGATATTCAGATATGGCAATTGGAATCGCTTTGTTATTAGGATTCAAATTACCAGCCAACTTTAGAACACCGTATAAATCAACTTCGATAACGGATTTTTGGAGAAGATGGCATATTTCATTGTCAACCTGGTTAAAAGATTTCTTGTATATTTCTATAGGAGGAAACAGAGAAGGAACATTTGCAGGGTTTTTATTCCCAAGTTTATTCTTCTTTGGATTATTGCTTTGGGGAATTTCAAATGTAAATGTGAGCTTTATTCCGTTAGGAATAGCAATTGGAGCGCTTGTGGTTTTTTGTTTGACATTTTTACTTTCGAAGAAAAAAAATCAAACGCTGGTAACCAATTTTAATTTATTTACCACAATGCTTTTAGGAGGTTTGTGGCATGGAGCAGGAGCACAGTTTATTATTTGGGGAGCATTGCACGGTTTGGCATTGGCGGTTCATAAAATTTTCTTAGAATTTTTTCCTTCCAAAAAAGAAGGTAAAAGTTCCGGTTTTTTATGGAGATTCTTTTCAATCCTAATAACGTTTCATTTCGTGGTTTTCTGCTGGATCTTTTTCCGTGCCAGAGATTTCGAGACAGCCATACAAGTAATCAACAATATTGGTCAGTTAACATTTGAGCCGGAACAATGGAAAGTAATAGTTTTAGGATATAAAAATGTGTTTGGATTAATGCTTTTCGGATATGTTTGGCACTTTTTACCAGAAGTATTTACATCCAAAATGAAATTTGTTTTCGATAATACACCTTTACTGCTAAAAGCCGTAATTCTGGGCTTCGTCTATTGGATTGTTTACGCAACAGCCGTTGCAGGTTCACAACCCTTTATTTATTTTCAGTTTTAA
- a CDS encoding DUF2157 domain-containing protein, with protein MKYSKKQGYFLNDTINEWKANGTITKEIADTLKNSYSVRPFDYKKLAKYSFWVAIICGIIAFEAIIANEFLIDLIKSFFSLSYIGLCSIFATLAATIYYVGLKRRQKSPEKKFSNEAIIFAGVLFTAFSIAYLGMALDTGSGHFSLLFLLSTVIYAALGLWFPSKLVWLFSLITLGSWYGLETGYMSGQGAYFLGMNYPLRFILFGAILISASFALKSNSKLSDFHKPTYIMGLLYLFIALWILSIFGNYSDMNSWYGVKQYELFHWGLLFGLAAVGAIYYGLKHDDYTSRSFGITFLFINLYTKYFEYFWNKNNKAIFFLILAISFWFIGQRAEKIWNLEFLQKDRDFDREE; from the coding sequence ATGAAGTACAGCAAAAAGCAAGGATATTTTCTTAACGACACAATAAATGAGTGGAAAGCAAACGGAACAATAACAAAGGAAATAGCAGATACTTTAAAAAATAGTTATTCAGTTCGACCGTTTGACTATAAAAAATTAGCAAAATATTCTTTTTGGGTTGCAATTATTTGTGGCATTATAGCATTTGAAGCAATTATAGCTAACGAATTTTTAATTGATTTAATTAAAAGTTTTTTTTCATTATCATATATAGGCTTGTGCTCGATATTTGCAACTTTAGCAGCAACCATATATTATGTTGGACTTAAAAGACGACAAAAAAGCCCTGAAAAAAAATTCAGTAATGAGGCTATAATTTTTGCAGGTGTATTATTTACTGCCTTTTCAATTGCCTATTTAGGTATGGCATTAGATACAGGTAGTGGACATTTCTCACTTCTATTTTTATTATCCACTGTTATATATGCCGCTTTGGGACTTTGGTTTCCGTCAAAACTTGTTTGGTTGTTTTCGCTCATAACACTTGGTAGTTGGTATGGTTTAGAGACAGGTTATATGTCTGGCCAGGGAGCATATTTTCTTGGAATGAATTACCCTTTACGCTTTATTTTGTTTGGGGCCATTTTGATAAGTGCAAGTTTTGCTCTAAAAAGCAATTCAAAGTTATCTGACTTTCACAAGCCGACCTATATCATGGGACTACTTTATCTTTTCATTGCACTATGGATTTTGTCAATTTTTGGTAATTATAGTGATATGAACAGTTGGTATGGCGTAAAACAATATGAACTTTTTCACTGGGGACTGCTTTTTGGTTTAGCAGCAGTTGGAGCAATTTATTACGGGCTTAAACATGATGATTATACATCAAGAAGTTTTGGTATCACATTTTTATTTATCAATCTCTATACAAAGTATTTTGAATATTTTTGGAACAAAAATAACAAAGCAATATTTTTTTTAATTCTTGCAATATCATTTTGGTTTATTGGACAGAGAGCAGAAAAAATATGGAATTTAGAGTTTCTTCAAAAGGACAGGGACTTTGACAGGGAAGAATAA